In Helianthus annuus cultivar XRQ/B chromosome 9, HanXRQr2.0-SUNRISE, whole genome shotgun sequence, the following are encoded in one genomic region:
- the LOC110875516 gene encoding uncharacterized mitochondrial protein AtMg00860-like produces MCFVTLYALRRYVLVFFDDILIYSSNRDQHYHHSNAVFQTLATNKLFAKYSKCIFGVDSVSYLGHIISPKGVEADPDKLQAIQSWSEPSSLTTLRGFLGLIGYYRRFVRDYALIAAPLTDLLKHTVFKWTHVASRAFEQLKSSMVSLITLTLPNFNRPFEVTTDASNVAIGEVLSQEDKPIAF; encoded by the coding sequence ATGTGTTTCGTGACGCTTTACGCTTTACGTAGGTATGTTCTCGTCTTTTTCGACGATATCTTAATATACAGTTCAAACAGGGATCAACATTATCACCATTCAAATGCGGTGTTTCAAACCTTAGCCACAAACAAACTGTTTGCAAAATATTCGAAGTGCATTTTTGGTGTAGACTCGGTCTCCTATCTGGGCCATATCATTTCACCTAAAGGTGTCGAGGCTGATCCAGACAAGTTACAAGCAATCCAATCTTGGTCTGAACCATCATCTCTCACCACTCTCAGAGGTTTCCTTGGGTTAATCGGTTATTACCGGCGTTTTGTCCGGGACTATGCTCTAATTGCCGCACCCCTTACTGATTTGCTCAAACATACAGTCTTTAAATGGACACATGTTGCATCTCGTGCTTTTGAACAGCTTAAAAGCTCTATGGTATCTCTTATTACCCTCACTCTACCAAATTTTAATAGACCCTTTGAGGTCACCACTGATGCATCGAATGTGGCGATTGGTGAGGTCTTATCACAAGAGGATAAACCCATTGCTTTTTAG
- the LOC110875514 gene encoding uncharacterized protein LOC110875514, which yields MERILKGHNHLVTEAISTDSNTMLHYAVGIYRNDFLKKLIFYMNGEQVLKPRTSDGSTALHIAATVGNTRAANLLVKKNSKLLEIPDHNAKTPLQNAYENMHLYTIDCLLKAVMDGSKPKSPTTSLGCSGDNIEQIEVDLLVNAISAKHYSLASKLVTQHPTSASKSEDVLMPIAKTFPSGLDYWESLVYPPSWKSIVLSVRKAASFLLFLLGSVPDVIFCGRKQDGLSTLAILAVWPFKHIENKKKEWDEAKEVVKKVCNQIDKKKEHCHSYYTRAILEAACQNAYKVVAEILKRSPRAIQSRDKRGYDIVQLAIMHRSEKIYNLIYDVGERRNLYRTYEDSSKNNILHLTGKLAPSSEVKKLVIPKYVSKENNFMETPDMVFTREHEKLVKEAEQWMKTTAESFSITAALITTIVSAAAITVPGGSSEDKGTPLFKKEPAFIIFSISDAISLFASSTALLVFLSILTARFAEKDFLVSLPRRLFIGLFSLLVSTTTMMIAFSATLFLVFCEKKSLMLAPICGLAFIPIAFFVSLHFPLLVDLLKSTYSHISGNQRKRILKSSNPDDHVVAFL from the exons ATGGAGCGTATACTAAAAGGCCATAATCACCTCGTGACAGAAGCAATTAGCACTGACAGTAACACGATGCTTCACTATGCGGTTGGAATATATCgtaatgatttcttgaaaaagttgattttttataTGAATGGAGAACAAGTACTTAAACCGAGAACGTCTGACGGAAGCACAGCGCTTCACATTGCTGCGACTGTTGGGAACACACGTGCAGCTAACCTCCTGGTTAAAAAGAACAGCAAGTTGTTGGAAATTCCAGACCATAATGCTAAAACACCATTGCAAAATGCTTATGAAAATATGCATCTTTATACCATCGACTGTTTGTTGAAAGCTGTCATGGATGGTAGCAAACCCAAGTCCCCAACAACTTCTTTAGGATGCTCTGGTGACAATATTGAGCAAATTGAGGTTGACCTTCTTGTTAATGCTATTTCTGCAAAACATTACA GTTTAGCATCAAAATTGGTGACACAGCATCCTACGTCAGCTTCAAAAAGTGAGGATGTGCTCATGCCTATAGCTAAAACCTTTCCGAGTGGGCTAGATTATTGGGAATCACTTGTATATCCTCCTT CTTGGAAGAGTATTGTGTTATCAGTGAGAAAGGCAGCTTCGTTTCTTTTATTTCTTCTTGGCTCCGTTCCAGATGTCATATTCTGCGGGAGAAAACAAGATGGTTTGTCGACATTGGCAAT ACTAGCAGTTTGGCCCTTCAAGCACATCGAGAACAAAAAGAAGGAATGGGATGAAGCAAAAGAGGTTGTAAAAAAGGTATGTAATCAAATAGACAAAAAGAAGGAACATTGCCACTCCTATTATACTCGTGCAATTCTTGAAGCTGCATGTCAAAATGCTTATAAAGTTGTTGCTGAGATTTTAAAAAGATCACCTAGAGCAATTCAGAGTAGAGATAAAAGAGGGTATGACATTGTTCAATTAGCAATAATGCATCGTTCCGAAAAAATCTACAACCTTATCTATGACGTTGGCGAGCGGAGAAATCTTTATAGAACCTATGAAGATTCTTCTAAAAACAATATCTTACATTTAACCGGAAAATTGGCACCTTCGAGT GAAGTGAAGAAACTTGTGATTCCCAAATATGTTAGTAAAGAAAACAATTTTATGGAGACACCAGATATGGTTTTCACAAGGGAACATGAGAAGTTGGTGAAGGAAGCAGAACAGTGGATGAAAACCACAGCAGAGTCATTCAGTATCACTGCTGCACTTATTACCACAATCGTATCTGCAGCTGCAATTACCGTACCAGGGGGAAGCAGTGAGGACAAAGGGACCCCCTTGTTTAAAAAGGAACCTGCATTCATTATCTTCTCAATATCAGATGCAATCTCGCTATTCGCGTCCAGTACGGCATTACTAGTGTTCTTGTCTATCCTAACTGCACGTTTTGCTGAGAAAGACTTTCTAGTCAGTTTGCCAAGGAGATTGTTTATTGGACTTTTCTCCTTATTagtttcaacaacaacaatgatgaTAGCCTTTAGCGCAACCTTGTTCCTTGTCTTTTGTGAAAAAAAGTCATTGATGCTTGCTCCGATATGTGGATTAGCTTTCATTCCGATCGCATTTTTTGTTAGTCTACATTTCCCCCTCCTAGTGGATCTTTTGAAGTCGACATATTCACACATCTCTGGTAATCAAAGGAAACGCATTCTCAAAAGTTCTAATCCTGATGATCATGTGGTTGCGTTTTTGTAA